One stretch of Vulpes lagopus strain Blue_001 chromosome X, ASM1834538v1, whole genome shotgun sequence DNA includes these proteins:
- the LOC121482476 gene encoding histone H2A-Bbd type 1-like — MSRSRRAELQFPVSRVDRLLREGHYAHRLSSSTPVFLAGILEYLTSNILELAGQEARNSHKMRITPEHVQKALANNQYLSQLFENTYSRGGDGVAQARKWSGPSAGANGLI; from the coding sequence ATGTCCCGCTCCAGAAGAGCCGAGCTGCAGTTCCCCGTCAGCCGCGTGGACCGCCTCCTGCGCGAGGGTCACTATGCCCACCGCTTAAGCTCGTCCACACCTGTGTTCCTGGCCGGCATCCTAGAGTACCTGACATCCAACATCCTGGAGCTCGCGGGCCAGGAGGCCCGCAACAGCCACAAGATGCGCATCACCCCCGAGCACGTGCAGAAGGCCCTGGCCAACAACCAGTACCTGAGCCAACTCTTTGAGAACACCTACTcccggggtggggatggggtggccCAGGCCAGGAAGTGGTCAGGCCCCAGCGCCGGGGCCAATGGCCTCATCTAG